The Osmerus eperlanus chromosome 9, fOsmEpe2.1, whole genome shotgun sequence genomic sequence GGCTCATCATCAGGGCTCCGCATATTACATCACCCTGGGGCCACTCGTTCGGATGTTAAGTACAGGCTTGTCCTTCTCCGAGCTCGGCGTgatgatgtgtctgtgtttacaaCGCCTGGTCATTATTTAACGActgattctctctccctcccccctcccccccccccctctctctctctctctctctctctctctctctctctctctctctctctctctctctctctctctcaggtgtttGAATCTGTCTTACAATGGAAAAGCTGTTGCTGTGTCTGTTGGTCATGGGAATGGCAGTGAAGGCCCAAATCTGTCCCAAGCGCTGTGTCTGTCAGATCCTCTCTCCAAACCTGGCGACGCTGTGCGCCAAGAAAGGCCTCCTCTTCGTCCCGCCCAACATCGACCGCCACACCGTGGAGCTCCGTCTGGCCGACAACTTTATCACTAGCGTCAAACGGAAAGACTTTGGCAACATGACGCGCCTGGTGGACCTGACGCTGTCGAGGAACACCATCAGCTTCATCACCCCCCACGCCTTCGCCGACCTGGAGAACCTGAGGGCCCTGCACCTCAACAGCAACAGGCTCACCCGCATCACCAACGACACCTTCAGCGGCATGTCGAAACTGCACCACCTCATCCTCAACAACAACCAGCTCACCCTCATCCACATGGGAGCCTTCAACGACCTGCTGgctctggaggagctggacctgTCCTACAACAACCTGGAGAGCGTTCCCTGGGAGGCCATCCAGAGGATGACCAGCCTGCACACGCTCAGTCTGGACCACAACATGATCGATTTCATCCCCGAGGGGACCTTCTCCCTGCTTCAGAAGCTCAACAGGCTGGACGTGACCTCCAACAAGCTGCAGAAGCTCCCGCCCGATCCGCTGTTCCAGAGAGCACAGGTGAGGCACTGAAGAGTGAGAGATGTTCTGCGTCGTGATGGGGGGGATTTGTTGGCGAAGAGTTTTGCTGGGTGCAATGTTACaacttgtgttgtgttgtacttCTCCTTTATGTTGAGGTGTATTTATAGGTTTAGAAGGAGGGAAACATTGATGAAAACACAGGGGAAACACATGAAAGCAGCGATTAGCTCTTTCCGGTGATGTCCCCAATGGAGAAGACACACGGTTTCAAAAAGGATGTTTAAAATGCACAGAAAAAAACTCCACTTTCAAAATGTATAATCCATGCCCAGCTAACTCTCTGACTCCATGACTGCCCCACAGCAAGTTTGCCGGACTCAATCTTTGTTTcgccaaaaaaaaaaccctctctgtctctgtcccacaAGATCCCTCtaaccctttctgtctctcatttcCCACAAGAGCCCTCTAAACTGTCcctatctgtgtctgtcttgtcAGGTCCTGGCCACCTCTGGCATCATGAGCCCCACAGCGTTCGCCCTGAGCTTCGGGGGGAACCCCCTCCACTGTAACTGTGAGCTGCTGTGGCTGCGAAGGCTGAGCCGCGAGGACGACCTGGAGACGTGCGCCTCGCCCCAGCACCTCTCCGGACGCTACTTCTGGTCCATCCACGAGGAGGAGTTCATCTGCGAGCCGCCTCTCATCACACGCCACTCCCAGGAGATGCGTGTGCTGGAGGGCCAGAGGGTGGCCCTGCGCTGCAAGGCCAGGGGAGACCCCGAGCCCACCATCCACTGGATCTCCCCGGACAGGAAGATGGTGTCCAACTCCTCCAGAACGCTGGTGTACTCCAACGGAACCCTGGACATCCTCATCAGCACCGTCAAGGACACCGGCTCCTTCACCTGCATCTCCTCCAACCCCGCCGGCGAGGCCCACCAGACGGTTCAGCTGCTCATCATCAAGCTGCCGCACATCTCCAACAGCACCAACAACATCCAGGAGCCCGACCCGGGATCCTCGGACATCTCCACCTCCACGCGGGCCGGCGCCAACGGCAGCAACGTGACAGGAGACAGCAAGGCCAGCCAGGACCGGAGGGTGGTGATCGCAGAGGCCACCTCCTCCACGGCGCTCATCAAGTTCAACTTCCAGAGGAACATTCCTGGGATTCGCATGTTCCAGATCCAGTACAACGGCAGCCTGGACGACTCTCTGGTCTACAGGTGGGTCCAGGATTCACGTGGTTCTTTGAGAACGCAAAGCACGTTTTATTTCTGGGGGGTTTTCGGTTTGTATTTGTTCACAGCAGCGTGTGGTAACAGTGAGAGGAGCTCAGATTacgagtgagttatttttccaaaacggaaactagctagttttagttagcttccgttacctagcaacctagcataatactcgtagcaatgctactacctgctagtgttacttgttagcctcctaattgtaaattttgaagccatactatagcgtttgtcatatagtttttgtctatcggaaaatagtcggttggaatgttcagaatcacatgtgtgacgctactccttaacgggttaaaaaaGGACAACAGGCTGTGTTTTCATCCTACTCGGTCTGTGAAATGTACGATTGTGGGCAACTTACCAGTTAGCATAACAGAGTGCTACTCCACGATAACCTCAGTGCATTAGCTGTGAAAGCAACACTGGGATATCCTCCCCTGGTTAGTGATGTCACAGGAGATTAGACAAAGCCTGCTTTTTGGCAAACATAATATTTACAGCCTGAGGAAATGTGAGAGGAATTACTAAACAAAGATATCACTTATAAAAATCCACTGGTAATATCCCAGTTTCAGATCATCAGTAATACTGGGACGATCATTAGTGAGAGCCCTCTGGAGGTTAAGTGTTGTTGTATGACAATGCAGGCAGAGTATACGACgacaatcggggggggggggtcaacttcttctccagggcgtaaagtaatatttacgattacaggtaagaacgttatataaatgtatcgaccccccccccgacctggTATTTTTACCTATTttggggggggtccaagtcttactTACTGAATGCAGGTTATAGTGACGTTGCTCCCCTCACACCATTATCTTCTCTCCAGATAGAACAGACAGTTATGGATTATCAGATTTAATCTGGGAAAACATCTATTCTGGTGAAACAAACAGGCAGATGAAAATGACAGTTTGAACACGAGCCTTCCTCCTTTCTTTGAAAACATTTCTGATCTGACACGACGTTATTAGCGAAAACAACAAAGGACGAAGCCTTCTTCAACTGGTCCTGTCATGTTGGATCAGTGATGTATACATCATGAAGGAGTGAACTGATAAAACATCCATAGATACATCCACTGTCTTAACTCAGCGTTGGCCTGGAGGCAAGATGGCAGGTGTGAGGTTGCTACGGGGAATTAACAAATAAACCTGTCTTTCTCAGCGTGTGTTTGTTTAATGAAGAGAGGAATCAATCGCTGGTCTTTGTGCCTGTGTAGGAGAGAATGGAAATCAATCCTTTAGCTCAAAAGAGGTAACCGCTGTTTTTCCAAGAACAGAGTGTTTGTAATGGCTGCCGGTGTGACCTCAAAGAGAGGAGGCGTCTTGTTGTTCTGACACGCTGGTAGCTGCTCCCTTTCAAAGAAGCACACGTCTCATAAAGACTTGTAACTTCTTACAACACAGTATAACAAAAACATACATGCAGGAAACGACCTAAATACTGGTACATCATTtttgtaattattattatatttgttGATATACTAGTAGGTGTATTCAAAGGATTAATGAGAATACTTCAAATAAATAGATGACGACATCAGGATTTCCAGTGAAATCTGCAGTCTTGACATGATCCTGTTTTCTCACGGCAGATCTGAATGCTCAGTGGAATACAagtctctctttcatccctgTAGACCGAGAGGTCTCCGAGGGTGGGGTCAGAGTCTTCAATGCCCCACATGGGGCCTCTCCTGAGCACACAGGAGCCTTTGCTACATGTATTCATCACCAGTGTGAGCCGGTGTCATTGATTCGTGgtgatgggagtcaggtggatgagcggtgagggaatcgggctagtaatccgaaggttgccagttcgattcctggtcatgccaactgacgttgtgtccttgggcaaggcactttaccctacttgcctcgggaaaatgtccctgtacttactgtaagtcgctctggataagagcgtctggtaaatgactaaatgtaaatgtaatgtaaatgatggCAGTGCTATTTCTGTCCCCGTCTGATGCGGCCTAATGAGAAGTGTTTAAGTGGCTGAAAGATGAGCCTTCCTCAATGAACTGCTTTGTTTTTCTACCCCAGCATATTTCACTCACATCCCTGGGGTGTGTACTCTCTATCAACAAACCTTTCATTTGAGATAAAACAGCGTCAATATCTACTTCACGGAGAGACCTCGTCCATATCTACTCCATTGTTTTCATCAGCCTCACCCATTCTCCATTCTGGCAGATTCTTCAAGGAGtggttgattttttttttttatctaagtGTGCGGCAAGCTTTTATGAGCAAACAAATCAAGTGAACGAATGTTGTAAATTGTTCTGACTGCTGGCTCTTTTAGCCACTGGGGTAACCTGCCGCGCAGGTAATACCTACCTCTGATGTGCTTAAAGCATAAACACTGCCGGTTTATCTCAGGGTAATGTTTCCATTTCCATTTTACTGTCCAATGAACACACGCAAACCCACATAACAATCTTAGGAATTAGAAGTCGGCAATCAGGTTTTAAATAGGCTCCAACTAGCGGGAGGCATCTCTTCCATTAGTGGGAAGATTTAGATGACTCTACGGATCAGACTGTTGTTGTCTGAGCTGTCAGGGTactcacagcacacagccaggcGTGAGGCCAGCTTCCAGTTCGACCACTCCGCCTGCCTGtcgctctgtgtgcgtgtgaggctagctggctggctggctggctggctggctggttagctgtctgtctggctggctggttagctggctgtctgtctggctggctggttatctggctgtctggctggctggttagctggctggctggctagctggctgtctggctggctggttagctggctggctggttagctggctgtctggctggctggctgtctggctggttagctggctgtctgtctggctggctggttagctggctgtctggctggctggctggttagctggctggctggctggttagctggctgtctggctgtctgtctggctgtcagtctggctgtctgtctggctgtcagtCTGGCTGCTCTGAGTTCTTAGCTGGGTGTGCCAGGGGTCAGAGGGCTCAGGGACACATTTGGGGGCTAATGTGTCCTGTAGATTAGATACTTGAGGTGATTAAGGAGTGATCAATATACTTTAAGTTTAAAGGACAATACCACTGTTTTCGATTAACTAAATTCGTCGAGTGTTTGAAAGTGTGGCATGACAGTATCTACCACGCAATCATGGTTTCTGTGGGCAGTAAACACATCTGTGCTGCATGTTCCCTGCTGTCAGGTCTGTGTTAAGCCTCCTTGTCGAGGCGATCTGATGGCTCTTGAGAGAATGCCAGGCCTGTAGAGAAAGTTAGATTACTGTACTGGCTTTGGAGTCAGATGTAACTAAACAACATGTAATATATTTCAGTGTTTTCCCTTTATTATACAGGTAATATTTTACTCACTTACTGAGTGTTTATAAAGATCCACTCTCACAAGGTAGAGCTATATAAACACTCCTGGTATTAAATTAACACTGGTTAATGTTAACGTATTTCAAAATATGCTGCAAGGGAAGATCCTCTCCTTTCATTATTCCACGTATGCCTGTCAAAAGGACAGTTCTAGAGTCGAgtctccccagtctctccctctcctttttcccatcttcctccccTGAACTCCTAATAAGTCTATTGACCAGAGATGACACAAAAGCACTGTGTCAGAGTAGCTGACAGTGGAGAGCGGAGGACAGTGCCAGACCTTGACCAGTAACTGTTGTAGGCACACAGCCTTGGCCAGTCTCCAGATCTTTAACCAAACAACGTCCTGCTGCGTGTGGGCAGCAGAAGTGAACACTCACTATTCCACTGATTAAAACATTACTGAGACGGCGACGGGAACACTGGAGGTCAAAACACTTTCAGAGTCTGCTATTAATATTCATGCGACTGTTTGAGATGAGACTGTAACTCTGGCTATTGTTGCAGCAGACACAAACCCAAGATCCCAGAGTGTATTCCCTCTGCTTGTTGGGTTGAATATTATCCCTCAATTTACTTCAgaaactcagtgtgtgtgtgttttcatgagtGCTGTGGGGTGTTTAATTATTTCACAATGGTACGATAAGGAGTTTTGGCTAGACAGAAAAGACACTAGGATGGACTGTAGatcataataatatatattgtTGGCGTGAGCTCATCTCAGAGAATAAGCAGACTTGAAGTGACAGTAGATACAGGCTTAGGAGGAACTCTGAGAAGAAATGAGGGCTTAGAAAAACGGGTACATTTCCATATTGTCTAACTTGACTTAGAAAGTGAATACTGAaccttccttctcccccctcctccccccaggatgATACCTCCCACCAGTAAGAACTTCCTTGTCAACAACCTGGCGGCGGGCACGATGTACGACCTGTGCGTCCTCGCCATCTACGACGACGGCATCACCTCGCTGACCGCCACGCGCGTGGTCGGCTGTGTGTCCTTCACCACCGAGTCTGAGTACCTGCGCTGCCACTTCATGCAGTCCCAGTTCCTGGGCGGGACCATGATCATCATCATCGGTGGCATCATCGTGGCGTCGGTTCtcgtcttcatcatcatcctcatgatCCGCTACAAGGTCTGCAACCCTGGCGACTCCGGCAAGGGCGCCATGGTTACCACCAGCGTCCTCTCCCAGACGAACGGGGCTCAGCCCCAGGGCTGCACGGTCACCCCTTCCGTCTCCAAGCAGGGTCTGGGGGGGTccgatgggggggagggagcggggtgcaagggagcaggtggaggagcaggggcgaAGGGGAACCcggacacgctcacacactcctcagaaACCTCCATCGCTGACTGTTCCACCGCCACCTCCCTGGTGAGCCAATCCTGGACCAGTCCTGTCGCTGGCTCCGCCCCGGGCTCATCCGGGACCCTCAAGCCAAAGCGCAAGCCTGCGCCAAAGCCCGCCCCCTCCGGGGTCGCCACGCCGACTGCTGCCCCCACTTCCTCCTGCACCCCAGGGCAAAAAAAGGAAcccgtccccctgccccccaccgaAAACCAAAACACCAATCGGAATAACTCCACCGCTCTGCAGCAGCCCGCCTCCCCGCCCCCATCCTCCTCGCGCATCAAGGACACTCCCATCCTGAGACGCGCTGGCCATTCCCGGGCCGCTGCCAAGTACCAGACCCTGCCGGCAGAGGGCATGGGGGCCAAGCGCAGGTACTCCCTGAACGAGGACCTGGCCAAGCACCACTGTTACATAGGAGCCCAGAAGCTGGGCAAGATGTGGTCCAAGAGGAGCATGTCTATGAGTGGCATGCTGCTGCAACAGGGGAGCGTGGACACGGACGCTGGCAAGGCCAACTTCTGCAGCTCAGAGTGGATTCTAGAAAGCACTGTGTGATGACTGTCCTGTTATAGTGCGTCTGTGCCCTGGTTGAAcatacatacatgtgtgtgtgcgagtgtgtgtgtcctgtttgaATGtgcattactgtgtgtgtgtgtgtgcgtgccctgTGTGACATTTGAACCACGCCGTTTATTTTTCTCCTCGTAGAGTTTTGGTTTCCGTTCGCTTATCTCCAACCCCATCAGTGGAGGATGCTCGCCTTGTAGGTGTCTGACACGAGTCCCCGTCCTCCCTGACAGACGTGCGGGGTCTCCCACGGGGTCTCCCACGGGGTCTCCTACGGGGTCTCCAGTCTCACACCCATATcagaaacaaaaagggaagaaacaaaaaaaaaaaatgtatttgcaaAAACTCCAAACCAATGCACCCTATGACCTGTACACGCACCTATCGTTACGATGGCGGCAAGAGAAAAGCAATGGTGCCTTCTTTTGCTCAACAACAGTTGTCTTCTTGCCAGGAACACCAATCGGATTACAGCGTGAGCCAGAAGAGGCGGGGTcaggaggaaacagagagatttTCACACAAAGCCTTTCTACTCCAGGAAACCACCTTTCCTGCCTACAGACTCTGGAactctggagacagacagacatcagagaCTTGACACTGGACCTCTTATTAAAATTGATATTTTTTAAAGAGAAAAATCCACACGTTTCTTTTCGGTGGAGCGGCGATGAGAGTGAAGCCCTGTACAAAGGAACAACAGATACTGTGTTGTTatgttgtgtaaaataaaaccaGAAAAATGACAGAGGGATATTTCACTGGTGTCTTGTTGATGAATAGTAACATAAACCTGAACATAatgtatatgtacacacacacagacacacatacacacaatataaAGGTGGGGATTCATTTGCCATGTGCGCGTGCATGGGGAGCAATCTCTGCTTCAACATATAGACAGCTGGATCCAACACTACACATTCCTATCAGAAAGAGAATTCTGCAACACGTAACCAGCGGCGCTGAGGGTTGAATAACGTATTGAGAAGTGTTTGAACTGCCTCGTACTGCAGTCAGTCAGGGCAATACTGTGACCTgacagatgtatgtgtgtgtgtgtgcctacagtgtgtgtgtgtgtgatagggagGTCTACTGAGAGATAAGCTTGCATGCTCCCTGTGACCTGCCTGTCAGGGTCACTGTCAGAACTGAACAGGTGCCGTCTCAGCTAACACACCAGAGCGGCGGGTCAAGTTTACGGAGCGTGCAGAGGGgagctagcctggctctgccctcctacgtacttccgctcaatttagattttgcttctgtactaggtctggccatgaggtacgtaagtcagatgtctccggtagattttttctaccggcgaattaGCGAACagggggagtggctgagaacgctgacgttgatgtcgtgcgctagtttgtgttgtagctccgtaatggcggcggagagagatgcgagcgaagccattcggtccgttgtggcaacactgccgaatatctataaactaaagccggagcaagaacaagttttgctgagttttgttggtggccatgatgttgtggccctcctccccacggggttcgggaacagtttgattttccagctacggcagctagctctgttacagtagtggtgaaggaattggctaaggcgaacgctagcgattggttatggcagatcagagtggctctgggcagatccaatagttttaaacttcaacagagtacccgcctacaaggaagtcaaagcttgtcaatggagcgaggacagactctctgtacaaatgaaatgtacgagagtctggttaggaccaggctagaggGGAGCATCTCTCTCATGGATTACGGCCTGTGGCATTAGCAAAGTGATATCTGAACAACTGTTTTCTTGGTAACAGCTGCTGTGACAGCATGGCTGGCCTCACGTCCGTTCCAATGGtacctgtttttctttcttgatgggggggaaaaaaagtccACAAAGTGTGAGATTGCGTGGCAGAAGGATGATTCTCATGTGATAGGGAGTCACTTGTCTTAGATGAGATAAAATAGACTTAAATAGTCCCAAAGAAAATTTTACTTATATTGAGTTTTAGCTGTTAAATATCATACTTCATGCATGGTCTGTCacccatacacatgcacacacactacttacagtacatacacaatcCACAATCGACAAAGGAAAAAGTtctgaaatataaaaacataaagACACAGATTTATAAATGTAGTTGCTTTGTTCGTATTTTTGCCCACACAGGTACATTTTAAAATGCAGTCACGTCTAGTTCCCATCGGAAGACACACATTTGCTGGGATTTCTGCCTCTCCCTGAACGTGTCATTCAGAGTACGTGCAGCTTGGTTGTCGTGGTGCTGTATCCACGGTGATAATAACAGGTGTGTTTCACAGCATTAGTGACCTTGTTCTGGCGCTCCTAAGCTCCAAACACATAATTGTAAGGAGCTTTGCGGGGATATATCTTTGCCTaccttccctccttccactctgatcctccctccctcccagccttccctccctcccagcctcactctTCCTCCTGCAGGGTGGGTTTGGTGGCGGGGGAGGGGCATGCAACACTGCTACCCACCCCCCAGAGGATCATGGGAAGATCCACTTCTGCAGGCCTGCCAGTTTTGAAGCATTCCAACATGGCtgccgggggagagagagcttttAATGAGCCAATCGCTAATTATTCATCCCCTTTTCTATTCATGTCCAGAAGGGCTTCTTAATGAGTGTGTCAGCAGAAGGCtagaaggaggggggtgtggggggggagaggtaaaCAAAAGCATTTTTATCTCAGTCAGGCATGGATTGCAAGCAGACAGATATGTAcacaaggagacagacaggcataaaGAATGTTCAAGGCTGAGCAGACAGGGAGGTtcgcagagagaggcagacaggtaaTTAGGGAGGTGACTAGCTGGGAAACTGTCAAACAAAGTAATGCAGtcacacaggcagagagacaggtaaattcattcattcaatgttCATTAAATGGTGCCTGGAAAAGAAGGAACAAGGTGATGTATCATCTCATTACTGGACCGGGGTGTAGTGAAAGAAGGATTAGAGAATAGGAAAGGAGGTGAAttttactctcactctcacaggtGTAGACTGTGAGGCAGTTAGGTAATGGGTGATCAACCAAAAGGATTCGTTGTCTCTAAGAGACCTCTAAGGCTTCGCTCCAGTCTCTCCTACTACAGTCTCCAGGCTTGTCTGTTTTATCTGGGACACAACGATTAGCATTAATAAATCCAGTTTGAAATCAGGTTTTAGAGGAAATGTGAGTGTTCTACTAGAGCTGCCTCAGAAAGCCATGAAGCTACCATCTTTCAGATTCATATGTAAGGTGCTATGGCCTCTTGACTGTTCTGGCTTGGTCGCCATTAAGGCTGACTCCatgtttattattgtatatCCATCTGTCCACCCCAAGGTGTCTCAGgtgggtggctgagcggtgaaggaatcgggctagtaatccgaaggttgccagttcgattcccggtcatgccaactgatgttgtgtccttgggcaaggcactttaccctacttgcctcggggggaatgtccctgtacttactgtaagtcgctctggataagagcgtctggtaaatgtaaatgtctcagtcctcctcttcctggatgCAACAGTGAGGTGCAGGTGACGCTCCGGCTCTGGGTGGTGTTTAcaccactccaaccctgctggAGGTGGTGTCTGAGGGAGACAAGAGATGCATTTAGATCATCCTAGGAGACAAAACAAGTTATTTTCGAGTTAGAGGGAGAATCAGAGCCAGACAATACTGTGATGACTAACACTATTACCTTTCCCCTGTCCAcaagcgtctgtgtgtgtctgtgtttgggtgtgtgttgtgtgggtgtgtttgggtgtgtgtctgggtgtgtgtgtttgggtggctGAGCAGATCTATAATTAGTGTTGGCTCTGGAACAGAAGGTAGTGTCTCCTGGCAGCAATAGCAGGCCTGTCATTGTTGAGCGGTACAGACACCATCTCCTTGGACCTCAGCCTGtcttactgtctgtctgtctgcctctctgcctgtctgtcagcaagtctgtctgtctgcaagtctgtctatctgcccatctaaatgtctgtctgtctgcccatctacatgtctgtctgtcagcctgtctgtctgtccatccgcATAACTGTCTGGCTTTTCATCCATGCttggtgtttgtgttgttgtgatCCTTCAGTCATTATCAGAGTCACTTCATCCATTCATTTGGATCCAGTAGAGATCCATTCTGGATGCACTTTCAACGACACAATGTGCTCTCATTACGATTGGTTCATGGAATAAGACAGGGTAACGATTTACATGACAGTCCTACTaccaggcgcgcacacacaagcgcgtgcacacacacacacacacacacacatagatcttCCAGCTCATCTGCAGCAGAGTCTCAAGCAGAGGGAGAAGCTCTGTCAGAGTTGGAGAGCGGAGATCAGGCTGCTTTATGAACCTGCGGAGGACAGGACCTGAACTGGCCTTGACTGTCCCTTCACAACACTACATTTCACTTCCTAGAAGCCTGCGTGTCAGCCAATAGCCTTCAGCCAAGGATCTCAGCACATCTCTCCAACACATTGTGCTCCTTGTCTACCTCATCTGACGCTCACACgaagcacgtgcacacacacacaccaaaaggtTGCGTGTGGGGGTGTGAAGGTGGAGGTAGGATGTATggatgaatctctctctctcctgactctcTCACACAAGCATGGCCTGAGGTTATGTCATATGTTTAGCAGTCCGAGATTTACATTTACTGACAATTACAAGGCTAAGAGATTATTAAGTTTAAAGATCGTCACAAAACCGAGCTATGAGATAACCAGCCTCCGTTGGTCTGAGATTAACCTGTGCTCAGTttgctctcaccctctctctctctctctctctctcggctctctctctctctctctctctctctctctcctctctcctctctctctctctctatctctctctctaccctccctccctcctctccctctctctctctctctctctctccctctccctctctctccctatattgcccccccctctctctctctctttctctctctctctctctctctctctctctctctccctccctccctccctccctccctccctccctccctccctccctctccctctacctctctctccctatattgcccccccccccctctctctctctctctctctctctctctctctctctctctctctctctctgcctctctctctctctctccctccctccctccctccctctccctctccctctctctccctatattgcctctctctctctctctctcttcctctctctctctctctctctctcagggcctcatgtacgtacattcgcaaacgtagcgttattagcgccatggccaacccgcagattgcgcactctatgatacttcagtttacgtcgtatttacgaaacctgcagctcatcaggtaatcagcgcctttctccgcccactataccatATATTGCGAGcttttaaacgcgcaattgaatgggcctccttctttctctctatcatgtatcagccaccaaagtcaaaacagcaatgactgtttgaagtgatcctgatgccaatattgatttatgcatggctgcttaatctgtaacgcgtaatgattttgtgttcactcaactcaaaaagtgtgatccttgtggcaaacaTTATTttgcctatgtcttcgtcttgctcgggttacggctgccatttcactaggaggcatatgcgcatcctggtttacgcctgcttttaacaggcggagaattttcaccgcaaaatagagttGCGCTTTCACAAGCgggttttgtacataccgcgcaatacataattaggcgcactttacgcatctcctcccatctctttatgggaaactcccactttcgtattgaccctcccgtgaatgcatatgcatgacacggaaaagcgcaatttgccattttcagttcccgcaacaggcagtctgcgcttttacctcagtgcggcatgtttgtacataccttgcaacaaatacgcctgaagtgggcgcaaaagcgttagtacatgaggccctcagtatttctcctcttcctctagtTCTACcatactctctctttccctcact encodes the following:
- the lrfn5a gene encoding leucine-rich repeat and fibronectin type-III domain-containing protein 5, coding for MEKLLLCLLVMGMAVKAQICPKRCVCQILSPNLATLCAKKGLLFVPPNIDRHTVELRLADNFITSVKRKDFGNMTRLVDLTLSRNTISFITPHAFADLENLRALHLNSNRLTRITNDTFSGMSKLHHLILNNNQLTLIHMGAFNDLLALEELDLSYNNLESVPWEAIQRMTSLHTLSLDHNMIDFIPEGTFSLLQKLNRLDVTSNKLQKLPPDPLFQRAQVLATSGIMSPTAFALSFGGNPLHCNCELLWLRRLSREDDLETCASPQHLSGRYFWSIHEEEFICEPPLITRHSQEMRVLEGQRVALRCKARGDPEPTIHWISPDRKMVSNSSRTLVYSNGTLDILISTVKDTGSFTCISSNPAGEAHQTVQLLIIKLPHISNSTNNIQEPDPGSSDISTSTRAGANGSNVTGDSKASQDRRVVIAEATSSTALIKFNFQRNIPGIRMFQIQYNGSLDDSLVYRMIPPTSKNFLVNNLAAGTMYDLCVLAIYDDGITSLTATRVVGCVSFTTESEYLRCHFMQSQFLGGTMIIIIGGIIVASVLVFIIILMIRYKVCNPGDSGKGAMVTTSVLSQTNGAQPQGCTVTPSVSKQGLGGSDGGEGAGCKGAGGGAGAKGNPDTLTHSSETSIADCSTATSLVSQSWTSPVAGSAPGSSGTLKPKRKPAPKPAPSGVATPTAAPTSSCTPGQKKEPVPLPPTENQNTNRNNSTALQQPASPPPSSSRIKDTPILRRAGHSRAAAKYQTLPAEGMGAKRRYSLNEDLAKHHCYIGAQKLGKMWSKRSMSMSGMLLQQGSVDTDAGKANFCSSEWILESTV